One genomic region from Isachenkonia alkalipeptolytica encodes:
- a CDS encoding pseudouridine-5'-phosphate glycosidase — protein MRIDRYLEYAKDVKNALLDGKPVVALESTILSHNLPYPENIEIVKKVGGIIESQGAVPATIAIIKGRIKIGLTKEELEFLGESREIKKASRRDIPMILAREEHGATTVAATMVLADLAKIKVFVTGAIGGVHCGAETTFDVSADLEELSRTNVAVVCAGVKPTQDIGRTLEVLESKGVPVIGYGTSEFPAFYTAKSGYGVNTFVEDEKELALAIKFKWALGLKGGVVAANPIPIEDALDQDLIDRSVEEGFMEGKKENIQGKAWTAYLHNRIKSNVGDAWIKSNGALLYNNAKVGAALAKELNDILYR, from the coding sequence ATGAGAATTGATCGATATTTGGAATACGCAAAGGATGTAAAAAATGCTTTATTGGACGGGAAGCCTGTGGTGGCCTTGGAATCCACCATCCTTTCCCATAATCTCCCGTACCCGGAGAATATAGAGATTGTAAAAAAAGTAGGAGGGATTATCGAATCCCAGGGGGCGGTACCTGCAACCATAGCGATTATCAAGGGGCGAATTAAAATCGGCCTCACCAAAGAAGAGCTGGAGTTTTTGGGAGAGTCCCGGGAGATTAAAAAAGCCAGCCGCCGGGACATCCCGATGATCCTTGCTCGGGAAGAGCACGGCGCCACCACTGTGGCCGCCACCATGGTGCTGGCGGACCTGGCAAAGATCAAAGTCTTCGTCACCGGCGCCATCGGCGGGGTGCACTGCGGCGCGGAAACCACCTTCGATGTTTCCGCTGACTTAGAGGAGCTGAGCCGGACCAACGTGGCCGTGGTCTGCGCCGGGGTAAAACCTACCCAGGACATCGGTCGAACCTTAGAGGTCCTGGAGAGCAAAGGGGTGCCGGTAATCGGCTACGGAACTTCGGAGTTTCCCGCTTTTTACACCGCAAAAAGCGGCTACGGCGTAAACACTTTCGTGGAAGACGAGAAGGAGCTGGCCCTGGCCATTAAATTTAAATGGGCCCTGGGCTTAAAGGGGGGTGTCGTGGCGGCGAATCCGATTCCGATAGAGGACGCTCTGGACCAGGACCTGATCGACCGCAGCGTGGAGGAAGGCTTCATGGAAGGTAAAAAGGAGAACATTCAGGGAAAGGCCTGGACCGCTTATCTTCATAACCGGATCAAAAGCAATGTAGGGGACGCCTGGATTAAAAGCAACGGGGCCCTGCTGTATAATAACGCCAAAGTCGGCGCCGCCCTGGCCAAGGAATTGAATGATATTTTGTACCGCTAA